A region from the Gossypium hirsutum mitochondrion, complete genome genome encodes:
- the rps7 gene encoding ribosomal protein S7 has product MGGLDGEQKQLIKKLVNFRMKEGKRTRVRAIFYQTFHRPARTERDVIKLMVDAVENIKPICEVEKVRIAGTIYDVPGIVAKDRQQTLAIRWILEAAFKRRISYRISLEKCSFAEILDAYRKRGIARKKRENLHGLSSTNRSFAHFRWW; this is encoded by the coding sequence ATGGGGGGCTTGGATGGTGAGCAAAAACAATTGATCAAGAAGTTGGTCAACTTTCGCATGAAAGAAGGTAAAAGAACGAGAGTTCGTGCTATTTTTTATCAAACTTTTCATCGCCCGGCTCGAACTGAACGCGATGTAATCAAACTTATGGTTGACGCCGTAGAGAATATAAAGCCCATATGCGAAGTGGAAAAAGTAAGAATAGCGGGTACTATTTATGATGTCCCTGGGATTGTAGCCAAGGATCGTCAACAAACCTTAGCTATTCGTTGGATCCTTGAAGCAGCTTTCAAACGACGTATAAGCTACAGGATAAGCTTAGAGAAATGTTCATTTGCTGAGATACTGGATGCTTACCGAAAGAGGGGAATTGCACGTAAGAAAAGGGAGAATCTTCATGGACTGTCTTCCACCAATCGAAGTTTCGCGCATTTCAGATGGTGGTAA